The region TCTTCGGCGGGCATCCGCGCAGCCGCAGTGTCCGGCTCGAGCGCACGCGACCCCGCAGCATCATCGTCAACAGTGCGGGCAAGCGGTTCCTCAACGAAGCGGGTGAATACAACTCGATGGCGGGGCCGTTTCACTTCCTCGATCCGAAGCTCGGATACGCCAACGACCCGGCGTGGATCGTCTTCGACTCCCTTCACCTCAAGCACTACGGCTTCCTGGGTGTCGAACCCGACGGGCCGATCCCGGACTGGTTCTGCCGGTCCGGCGACCTCGAGGAGCTGAGCGAGAAGACCGGCATCGACGCCCAGGGACTGGCACGCACTCTCGAAGCGTGGAACGCCAACGCCGTCGACGGGCGTGATCCGGAATTCGACCGCGGGGCAAGCGCTTACGACGGGTACTGGGGTGACGACAAAGCCGCCACCAACGCGGCCAAGACCTTGGGACCGATCGACACGGCTCCGTTCTTCGCGGTTCCCGTCTCCATCGGCGCCATGGGAACCAAGGGCGGTCCGCGCACCGATCGGGACGGCCGGGTGCTGCACGTGACGGGAACGGCCATCACGGGGCTGTACGCCGCGGGCAACGCCATGGCGGGTGCGACCGGGAAGGCCTACGGCGGCGCGGGCGGGACGATCGGTCCGGCGATGGTGTTCGGCTACCGCGCCGGACATGCGGCGGCCACCGGGAAGCCGGTGTCCTGACGCCACGGGCACGGGGTCAGCCGGTCGGCTAGCCTCGTCGCTGTGACATCGGCAAGTGTCCGGTTCAGCGCGATCCAGCGGACCGCCGCGCAGACGCGCGTCCTCGATGCGGCGCTCAGCCTGATCTCCGAGCACGGCGTCAGCGGGACCTCGCTGCAGATGATCGCCGATGCGATGGGTGTGACGAAGGCAGCGGTCTACCGCCAGTTCAAGACCAAGGACGAGATCGTCATCGCGCTGACCGAGCGCGAACTCGCCGGACTCGAAGAGTCATTGGAAGCCGCCGAGGCCGAGGAGTCGGCGCCGCGCGCCCGCGAGCTTCTGCTGGCCAGCGTGATCGACGAGGCCATCCGGCGCCGGCGCGCCGTCGCGACGCTGCAGTTCGACCCGGTGATCGTGCGATTTCTCGCCAGTCACCAACCTTTTCAGCAGTTCGTCAGCAGGCTCTACGCAGTACTCGTCGGTGGCTCGGGCCGGGAGGGCCGCCTGCCAGCGGCCATGCTGTCCGGCGCCATCGCCGTCGGTGTGATGCACCCGCTGGTCGCCGACATCGACGACGAGACACTGCGACGTGAATTGCTGATCTACACAAAGCGATTGGTGGATCTGCCCGGCTGAGTCACGCGTTCATTCTCCGACGATCAGCTGCGCCGCCGCGGCGTAGGGGTCGCACACACCGTCGGCGACCGCCTCAGCGAGTCGACCCAGCTGCGGATGCTGACGCAACAGGGTCGAGGCCAAGGACAGTATCTGCGAGCGGGCCCGCGCCGCCCGCCGCGCGGGATTGTCGGAGCGGCGGTGCGCGTCGATGGCGTCGAGCAGCTCGGCGATGCCCTCGTTCTGCGCGGCGACGAGTTTCAGGATCGGCGCGTCGGTCTCTCCGCGCAGATCCCGCACCGTCTGATCGGCACCCTCCCGGTCGGCCTTGTTCACCGCGACGATGTCGGCGACCTCGAGCAGCCCTGCCTTGGCGGCCTGGACCGCGTCTCCGGCGCCGGGGTTGAGGATGACGACGGTCGGGTCCGCCACCGCCGCGATCTCGATCTCCGATTGCCCGACGCCCACTGTTTCGATCACGACGACGTCGAAGGCCAACGCCGAGACCAACCGGATGGCCGCGGGCACCGAGGCGGCCAGGCCCCCGAGGTGGCCCCGCGTCGCCACCGACCGGATCAGCACATCGGGATCGTTGATGTGGGCCGCCATCCGGATCCGGTCCCCCAGCAGCGCGCCGCCGCTGTACGGCGAG is a window of Mycolicibacterium chubuense NBB4 DNA encoding:
- a CDS encoding TetR/AcrR family transcriptional regulator, with amino-acid sequence MTSASVRFSAIQRTAAQTRVLDAALSLISEHGVSGTSLQMIADAMGVTKAAVYRQFKTKDEIVIALTERELAGLEESLEAAEAEESAPRARELLLASVIDEAIRRRRAVATLQFDPVIVRFLASHQPFQQFVSRLYAVLVGGSGREGRLPAAMLSGAIAVGVMHPLVADIDDETLRRELLIYTKRLVDLPG
- the meaB gene encoding methylmalonyl Co-A mutase-associated GTPase MeaB, with the translated sequence MTIDELIAAARAGSPRAAGRLLSFVESPRRDEVLSALAALEGVVSAPVVGITGPPGAGKSTTVGALVGAYRAAGKRVAVLAVDPSSPYSGGALLGDRIRMAAHINDPDVLIRSVATRGHLGGLAASVPAAIRLVSALAFDVVVIETVGVGQSEIEIAAVADPTVVILNPGAGDAVQAAKAGLLEVADIVAVNKADREGADQTVRDLRGETDAPILKLVAAQNEGIAELLDAIDAHRRSDNPARRAARARSQILSLASTLLRQHPQLGRLAEAVADGVCDPYAAAAQLIVGE